The Cycloclasticus sp. genomic sequence TCAATGGCTCGCTCTTCTGAGTAAGTTCTGAGTACTTCGTCGAGTAAGCGATCAGTCAAAGGCAGCTTATCACCTATGCCTTAATCTCTCCCAGTGGTTTGATAAGCGTACATAACCGACCAGACATCCATGTAGGCATCGTGCCGATTATTGTCGCTCACGCTGCTTTTGAAATTGTCGTAATCTATATTTTTAATCTGATTTGCCATTACCTGCGATACCTTCTCGCGAGAAACCTCGGCTCGGTAGTGATAACCGGCATTTTCCATTTCGTAAACGCTAGCGTTAAATTAAATCAAGCTGGCTGACCCCTTGATTTTTCGAACAGGTGCAATTACTCACCAGTATCAAGGGAATGGGTGATAAAACGGCTTGGGCTATACTGGCCTATATGGGCGATGTGTCTTTGTTTAATAACGCAAAACAAATCAGCAGTTATGCTGGGCTTAATCCATCCATAGAGCAATCAGGGAGTAGCATTAATCGTTCAAGGTTATCCAAAATGGGCTGCGCACGCTTACGAAAGTCACTCTATATGCCCGCTTTAGTGGCTGTCAGATATAACCCCTTAATGATGGCTTTATACGACCGGCTTCAAGCCAGGGGAAAACCAAAGAAAGTAGCTCTAGTAGCTGTAATGAGAAAACTGTTGGTGCTGGCTTATGGTGTGTTGAAATCAGGAAAACCGTTTGATATTAATCATCAACAACAGGCGAATTAGGCTTGTTTTTTAAGACAGTATCTGACCCCTTGATTTCGGTCCGACAACATGCCCTTGTTATGTTTGTAGTACAAAAATTGGTATTTCACCGTCCCAAAGCTCCCCATTACCCCATTCTAACTTTATGTGTGCTTTGAATCGGCTATGTGCTAATTCAGTGCTGGATATTTGAACGCTAAGAAATCGTTTAACAAAATGTAGGGAAGGCACTTTTTCTTCCTTGTCTCTGCGCTCCATAGGTATTAGCGATAAACGGATAAGCTCTAAAAGTATAAGCTTACGAAATATTTCTGAATCATCTTTATACTCGTTGTAATACTGTGTTGCTAGAGAGCCTAGCTCTTTTGCATCATCCATTTCACCTTTAATAGTACTCATGCAAATAGAGATCATTTGTTTAGCTGTATCTATCCCTTTAACCATTGCTAAATCTCCATTGAGAATTGAAATATCTCCAGTGTCATCAATTCTCATATCCATGCCTAAATCATGAGGGTTGGTTGGTACGGGTTTTCTATCTACATTGATGAATAGAAGATATTTTCCTTCAGAAGAGACTTCTATTTTTATACCTAGGACTTTTCTCGCATCCCCTTGAGACTCAATAACAACGTATGTTTCAGTTTCAGGTAAAGAACTAAATTCTAAAACATAGTGACTCAGTGATTCCGGGTTCCCTATTAATGGAGCGATTAATTCAAAACTCCACTCTTGGGAATGAATCGCACTCCAATGAGCATAGTAAATAATTCCATTACCAAGCTGAATTAGGGTCGCGTCCTTGTTTGACTTTTCTTGTGTGGGTAATTTAAGGCTATCTGCGGCTCTTTTTTCAGCTTGCTCTTTCCAGTCGTGCAATGTGCTTGCTGAATATTCAGTGTAATCAGCATCGATCAAGTTTCCATGATCTCTGCACATCCAAATTCCATTTGATATATGCTTCCTTTCATCAGAAGTCATTTTAGGATTGTATCTAGGTCCTCCAGAAGCCGCTGCATGAATGTGTGCAGCAATACCATTGTTAATCTTTTTTGTTGGATCATCAGAGTTCGGGCCAACTGTATTTCTACCGCATCCAGGGAATGAGCATTTCCAGCTAACGCGTTCCGCCATTATCCTCTTGTCATTTGGGGTGAAATCATCCCGATTATTACTACTCATAACTCTCCGTTCACGATAAGAACATAACGTTTTGCTATAAAGGGGCTCGTTCTATACAAGTGAAACGCGCCCACTATTACCCGCGACAATATAATAGAGCGCACGCACATCGATCAATCGCAGGCACCTTTTAAGCTCAAGAAATTAAGCTATATATCAGCTGTTTAGTGCTGATTACTGTTTTATCAGACTTCTCATTACTTGGTCTACAAACCTAAAGGCAACGCTTTCTATTTTTACAATAAATTTCTTGGGGCTTTGGAAGTCCCTGCCTAATAAATCTTTGGTTTTTATTTCAAACGTTTTCACCTCACTGCCTAGCGCCTTGTCTAATATAGAGTAAGGTTCATCATTAGACTTTTCGTCCAATAGTTGTTTCAAGGTGACTTCAGTAGCGACTGATTTTTTTCTGATATAAATAGCCTTAATGTATATGTAGTCGCTTCCTCCGGCATCCTTCAGGATTTTTAATAACGCGGATGTTTGGGCTTGAGCCTTGCCTTTGGATGTGCTGATGCTGATGTTAGTCAAGCATCTAACTTCACGCCGAATAAAGTCTGTTTCAATCAAAAACTGATGGGCTTTATTATCGTTAATAATAAAAGGTGTAGAAATCAGCTTCTTGTCTTGAAGCATTTCTTCCAATAGTGGCGCTCTATCTCCTTTTGCTTGCAAGGCTATTTGATCGCCAGTTTTATCCATCAGTTGCAAACTAATGTCTTTTTCTTCTTGTTTGTATGAAGAAATTAGTACGTCTAACGTTGGTCTATCTATTTTCTGATTAGGTGTGTAAGCGTGAATGGCAGTAACTGCATCTTTCCAGTTTTTACCCATATCGCCAAAGCTTCGTATATTTTTATGGTTATCCATATACCGTCTTAGCTCTTTGAGAATATATATATGGTCTTCATCTGCTACGGCATCCTCTTTTACAAGCCGTAAGGCAATTACTTTCAAATACGTCCATGACCAATGAAAGAGTTTAGTTTTTGTTCTTCTTGTTGTGATGGGGCTATCGGTTGGAGATGTAACCATTTCATTTGATATGGTGATAATGTTATGTATACCAATATCCCTTCCGAAACTAATATAGCGCTCTACTTGCTCAGCTTCTAATTTCTTATCGGATACTTTTACTTCTACGAACGCCGCCCATTCGATAATAGGGTTATGTTTTCCACTGGTTATTACCATTAACCCGTCAGGTCTTTCCTCCTTTGAAATATTTTCAATTTCGGTATAAACATGAAGGTTAACGTTCCGCGTTTTGATTTTATTTACGCCGAGAGTTGTAAGAAGTTCCTCTCGATATTCTTTGACAGCACTTAAAGAAGCTAAAAAGATTGAAGTGGTTGCCACTTCAGCTTCCGTGTTCCCAGTAGGAAATAAGCGAGCCTTTTTCCTCTCTAGTTCCTCACAATCATCAAGTTTGAAAACTTGATGCAAATCGGATAAGTTTGTTTTCCCTAAATCTATGCTCTTAATCATTTTTAATTCCTTTTATTAAAATCAAAGCGCCATCCTTGATGATAATGGAAGCATAAACTGCCGCAGTAAACAATGCTCGTTATACCTCATCGGTAACAGTCGGTATGAAAGTGTGCAACGACCAGCTCATTAGCAGTTTGTTAAGCTCCTTATATTCTTAATGGGTTTTTAGGCGCTAACTTAATGTGGTGACAATAAAAACTTGATATTATCGTGGCTTATCTATTTTGTTAGGGGACGTCGTTATGCGAACAAATAAGTTTTTTTTGGTCATTTCATTGTTATTTTTCACCTTGGCTGCGCAGGCGGCTTATCAATTAGAGAGCGCTGAATCGTCTCTTCACTTTGTGTCGATTAAGAAAGGTAAAATTGGCGAGGTGCATTCGTTTGGCCAATTAAGCGGTGGCATTAGTGATAAAGCGGTGGCGCAAGTGAGCATTAGCTTGGCCAGTGTTAACACGAACATTGGTATTCGTGATGAGCGCATGAAAACAATGTTACTGGAAACGGGTGTTTTTCCTGCGGCCATTGTTACTGTAAATTTAGGCGCGGTTCAATTGGCGTCGATTGGTGTGGGTGATGTTGTTGTTAAAACGTTAGAGCTAACGCTTGAGTTGCACGGAAAGTCTAAGCTTATGCAAACTGAGGTTCAAATTGTCGGTCTAAATAATGGGGCTTTATTGGTTAATAGCATTAAACCGATCATGCTGAATGCGTTTGATTTTGGCTTAAACGCGGGTATCCACAAGTTAATGGAAGTGGCTAAACTCCCTTCTATTGCAACGGCGGTACCGGTTTCATTTAGCTTAGTATTTAAGCCTCAATAAAGCATAATTCAAATTCTTTAGAGGGAGTTTGTTAACAGCGGGTTAGTGCTTAGCTGTTGCAAACTTTTTCTGCTTTTTAAGCAACTAGAATTTGCCGACATAAACGAAATTTATACCCATGAGCGCTTTGGGTATAATGTATTTTTGCCTAGAGATTGCTTGTTCCCAAAATGCCTGCCATATCAACTATTAGCGATATTCGCTCGTTAATTACCAACAGTTTAAATAAGGACCAACACCGGTTTCGTACGCAGTTAAAAAAAGTACAAGCGGCTAAGTCGCCAGAACAAAAGGCGGCATTGGCTGTGCTTGTTGAAAAAATAAAAAAATCATCTGAACAAGCTGAGCAACGCCGATTAGCGTGCCCGAAAATTAGCTTTCCTGATTTGCCCATTAGCGAAAAAAGGCGTGAGATTGCCGAGTTAATAGAGCAGCACCAAGTGGTTATTCTTTGTGGTGAAACGGGGTCAGGTAAAACCACGCAATTGCCAAAAATTTGTTTAGATCTGGGGCGTGGTTTTAAAGGCCAAATTGGCCATACACAACCGAGGCGCTTAGCCGCTATTACCGTGGCGCAGCGAATAGCCGACGAGCTGAACACAGAATTGGGCAATGCGGTTGGCTATAAGATTCGGTTTCAGGGTAAAGAAAATACGCAAACGCTCGTTAAGCTGATGACGGACGGTATTTTGTTGGCCGAGATCAAGTCGGATCCATTTTTGAGCCAGTACGATACGTTGATTTTAGATGAGGCACACGAGCGCAGTTTAAATATCGATTTCCTATTGGGTTATATGAAGTGGCTATTGCCTAAGCGCCCCGATTTAAAACTAATTGTCACCTCGGCAACCATTGACCCTGAGCGTTTTTCCAAGCACTTTAATGGCGCGCCTATTATCAATGTGTCGGGGCGTACCTATCCGGTTGAAATGCGCTATCGCCCTATTGGTGTCGACTCGGATCAAAGCGAGCAAGATAGGGTGCAAGCCATTGTTAATGCGGCAGAAGAACTGCATCGCAATAGGGCGGGCGATATGTTGGTGTTTTTAAGTGGCGAACGAGAAATTCGTGAGGCAGCGGAGGCTCTTAAAAAGCATCACCCAGCGGGTTATGACATCCTTCCCCTGTATTCACGGCTTAGTGGCAAAGAGCAAGCTGAAATTTTTAAGCCGCATAAAAAACCGCGTATCGTTTTGGCGACCAATGTGGCGGAAACCTCGCTTACTGTACCGGGTATTCGTTGCGTGATCGACACGGGCTTGGCAAGGATCAGTCGTTTTAGCCAACGCAGTAAAATTCAACAATTACCGATTGAGCCGATTTCGCAAGCCAGTGCCAACCAGCGCAGTGGCCGTTGTGGACGAGAAGCGGCAGGTATTTGTATTCGTTTGTTCAGCGAGGACGACTTTAACCAACGCCCAGAGTTTACCGAGCCAGAAATTTTACGCACGAATCTGGCGTCGGTTATTTTGCAAATGAAGTCGTTGAAGTTGGCTGAAATTAGTCACTTCCCGTTTTTAGAGCCACCAGCCGATAAAATGATTCGTAGCGG encodes the following:
- a CDS encoding transposase yields the protein MQLLTSIKGMGDKTAWAILAYMGDVSLFNNAKQISSYAGLNPSIEQSGSSINRSRLSKMGCARLRKSLYMPALVAVRYNPLMMALYDRLQARGKPKKVALVAVMRKLLVLAYGVLKSGKPFDINHQQQAN
- a CDS encoding YceI family protein — encoded protein: MRTNKFFLVISLLFFTLAAQAAYQLESAESSLHFVSIKKGKIGEVHSFGQLSGGISDKAVAQVSISLASVNTNIGIRDERMKTMLLETGVFPAAIVTVNLGAVQLASIGVGDVVVKTLELTLELHGKSKLMQTEVQIVGLNNGALLVNSIKPIMLNAFDFGLNAGIHKLMEVAKLPSIATAVPVSFSLVFKPQ